The Limnospira fusiformis SAG 85.79 genomic interval GAAGATGCCATAGCGATCGCATCCCAGAAAATGCTTGAATTGAACCCACCCTAACTAGGGGTTGTAGCTGTTATTGTGGCTTCTAAGACTTTAATTAGGGGTGTGTCCCGGCGGACATTTCACCCCTACTTTTATGGTTTTAGGGACGCTGAATGATGGTTTCCACCACACGCCGCCGCTGTTTGGGGTCAATGCCTAACAGTCGCACATAGTCCTTTGGGTGTTGACTTAGGCAATTTTCCACAGAAGCGATCGCCTCGGGGATACCGCCATCAATAATAGCACAACTTTTCCAGGAACCCGTCTTAAAGTGACGCTGATCAGCATATTCCAAACCAATTTGATAACCCCCTGACCGGATTTTTTGCACCTGTTCCAAAACATCTAAACTCAGCTTACTGCTGACAGTTTGACCGTCAATAAAAGTAGTTGAACTGCTACTATCTCCCTGCCAATTAGAGGGACCTAAATCATCAAAAGCATGGGGAGGCATGACCGGGTTATAGGGAAGGTGTGGTTGATTAATCGGTTGAGGATTGCGGTTAATTGGCTGAGAATTAACCGTGCGGAATTGGTTATATTCTTCCACCAAGCGTAGTTTCTGGATTTGCTGCTGTTCTTCTACCATAGCACGCCCAGACTCGATCAGGTGTTGAAGACTAAAATCAGGCTGAGGAAGTTCGGGGGGTTTGTCGACACTATTAACTAGGCGGCGCGAGATTTTATCTAAGCCTTGATGATAGATAAACTCGCGGATTTGTTCGTCATAAATACGCGATCGCATAGCACTAAAGAAATCAATCGCCTGTCCGGTAAAATCATCAACCAATTTGATAATCTGACTATCCGAGAGTGAATCATCAGCAAAAATTCCCCGCACAATAGCAATGCGATCCTCCCGGCTAGGTTCCCAATAAAACTTATCCATCCGACCATCGCGAATTAAAGGGGCGTAGAGGGTAGAGAAATCATTTCCCGTTATAATAATCGGAATCCGATGTAATGGGGTTTCATCATAACTTCCGGGTAATTGCACATTAGTAGGATTGTCGGCAATATTCATTAGTGTAGCATTAACTAATTGAGTGTTAACCGTGTATTGAGTTCCTGAGTCAAACCTGCCAGCCCCGGCATCAAAATCATTAATAAAAATGGCGCACATTTGACCTTTTACCCGCACCTGTTCGGCCGCTTCCCGATACCGTAGCCGTAGCAGTCGGGAGGGATCTCCGGCATCAGGACTTTCTAATTCTCCCCCAGAAATCATCACGGGTTCAATTCCCATGGTCTTAAAGACAAGTTCACATTGGAAGGTTTTGCCTTCTCCCTTGCGTCCGTGTATTCCTAAAATTAGGGGAACTTTTATCCGGGGAATATCTAAAAAGTTTTTGGTAATATGGACGGAAACCTTATCAAGAAATCGAGGTGAAATGTAGTAAGACATAAATCTATTTTTGTGATAGTTATTAACCCAATTTTAGCGGGTTGGGTGCATCATAATCTCTCGCGAAAGGGCGGGTTGATTAATCTTCTGGCTCGTGGGGTCGGAACTAGCGCAGGGCTGCGATTCATATTATCGCCCTGATTCATTTAAGCTGAACATTCCTTAACATTGATTGACCATGCTCGGACTGTAACTATAACAATACCATCATTGCTGACAGTAAAGGAGGAATCCCTCAAAGCACGTAACATTATATTACGTGCGCCATTCGCATCTCTAGGTGTTTGACTACCACAGTGGGGACACTTATGTATCTTCGCACCACCTAGTTGGGCGTGGCGATGTCCACACGCTCCACAGGTTTTAGATGTGTGACTTTCGCCCACATCAAGCACCACGCAACCACGCTTTGCTGCCTGATGTTTTAGGATTAACTTAAAGCGATAATGCGCCCAAGTCAGCATACTTCTGACTGTTTTAGATCTAATTTTTCTTCTTGACTTGGCTACCATTTGGGAGGACTCGAAGCGAGGAAGAAAAATTAATCCATAGTTATTAGTCAGATAATGAGCTGTTTTTTTGTGTACTTCATCAATTAAGTTCCGAATCTTTTCTCGAATCCGATTAGCCGCTTTTCTCATTGAACGGCGTTGTTTAGCACTTACCTTAGTTGAACGGCTAATTAAATTATATTCGTGTTGACATAATCTCACGATTCGTCCCATGTCACCATTGCCAATTTCAATGACTTTATCGCCGTCATATCCGGTCAAAAAAGTTCTGACACCAGGATCTAAGGCAATTATTTTTGGGGAAGATGTATGCGTTGCGATTACGGGTTCAGGGAAAATAGCAAACCATAGGCCGCGCCGATAAACTAATTGAGTGCCGTACTCACATCTGACTGGTACTGGTTCACTTGCCTTAAACGATAGTGTTTTTGTTAACTTGCTGTACCATGTTCCTTTGGTGAAGTTATAGCACAAGACAGAACACTTAGGACGTATAATGGAGAGGACGAGATGACTAAGAAGACCCAAAATGCCAGCCCCCTATAGTTACGACCTCAGACAAAAAGTTATTGATGCCATTGAACTAGACGGTATGCCCAAAACAGAAGCCAGTCAAGTTTTCCATGTCAGCAGGAACACCATTAATCTCTGGCTGCAAAGAAAAGCACAGACCGGAGGCTTCCTCCCTAAACCTAATCACCCACCTGGCAATAACCACAAAATTACCGACTGGCATAAATTCAAGGCTTTTGCCCAAGAGCATGGCCACAAAACCTCCGCTCAAATGGCTGAACTTTGGGATGACGACATCTCTCCTCGCACCATATCCAGAGCCTTGAAGAAAATTGGCTTCACCAGAAAAAAAAACTTACGGCTACCAAGAACGTTGGAAGCAACAGCGAGAGGAGTTTATGGCTCAGATTGAACAGATGGAGCCACAAGAAGTGGTCTACCTCGATGAAGCCGGCATGAATAGTCAGGACTCGGATTACCCTTATGGTTACTGCGAGGAAGGAAAACGCTTCCATGCCCTCAAATCAGGGAAGAGGCAGGGCAGGGTGAGCTATATGGCCCCATGGTGTCATCAACAACTCTTAGCCCCCTTTACCTCTTAGCCCCCTTTACCTTTGAGGGTTGTTGTAATCGGACAGTGTTTGAGTTGTGGTTGGAGTTCATCTTAATTCCAACACTGAAGCCAGGTCAGACTCTAGTGCTAGACAATGCAACGTTTCATAAAGGGGGACGGATTCCTGAGCTAGTGGAGGCGGCTCAATGCCGTTTGCTCTATCTACCACCTTATTCGCCAGACCTCAACAAGATAGAGAAATGTTGGTCGTGGTTGAAAGCCCGCATTCGCCATTGTATTGAGCAGTTTGATTCTCTCCATGATGCCATGGATTCCGTTCTCAAAACTGCGTCCTAACCACCTTGACTAATGCTATAAATCCGACATCGCCTTTACGGACTCGCTCCCAAATGGCTCTAAGTCCTTTTCTTTGGAAATTAAGACCACTGGCGATATCAGTGACGAGCTCGGCGTTGGGGTAGACCTCGAGTAACTTTGCAACTTGGCGCGCGAGGTCTGCTTTTTGTCCGCGACTTGAAACGCGGGCATAAGCGATAATTGCCCGTTGCGTTCTCTCGTTTGATGAGACCGTGTAGGAGGCAATATCATATCGTCTCTGCCCTGATGGTGTCCTGAGCGCTTGAATTTTGCCGTTTTTTTCCCATCTTCTTAAAGTATGTAAACATACACCAAAGTATTGAGCCGTTTCACTTGGGGATGTATATTTCGGCATTTAGCTCGCTTGCTGTGTACTTATCTAGCTTAGACTGATTGTTGAGTATTGTAAAGCAATGTTCAGTTAATTTGCTAACAGGACGTAACTCTCCGACTCCCCCAGCCCTCTAGGTAGGGGGAACCATGATTGTCCCATTACCATTGTGATTGTGTCCCCGATGGGGTAGGCTAGATCGAGTGCAACTAACCGAACTAATATTTATTTTAGAGAGCGATCGCACAATTGATGTCAGCCACTAAGTCTAACCAGCCGGGACAAGACTGGCTAAGTTAACATTCCCCCAAAAGGGCGCTGTGGAGAGGAACATCAATTTCAACATTAAACCGTTCTAATCAGGACGGGGTTTCAGAGTCAAGGAGTTTCGATGACAACATCTGTATCTGCCCAAACCCGTACCATTCGCATTGCTTCACGCAAAAGCCAACTCGCCCTAGTTCAAACTTACTGGGTTCAGGAAGAACTACAAAAGCGCTTTCCTGATATCAAGTTTGAAGTTCATACCATGTCCACCCAGGGGGATAAAATCCTAGATGTAGCCCTAGCCAAAATTGGGGATAAGGGACTGTTCACCAAGGAACTAGAAGTGGGGATGCTTAACCATGATACTGATATGGCGGTGCATTCCCTCAAAGATTTACCAACAAACCTCCCAGAAGGTCTAATGCTGGGCTGTGTGACTGAACGGGAAGACCCCGCAGATGCTTTGGTAGTCCACGAAAACCATCGCGACAAACAACTAGACACTCTGCCACCCGGTGCGGTGGTCGGTACGTCTTCCCTGCGTCGTCTGGCACAACTACGCCACAATTTCCCGCATTTGGAATTTAAGGATATTCGCGGGAACCTGAACACGCGCCTGCAAAAATTGGATGAGGGTCAGTATGATGCGATAATTTTAGCAGTGGCTGGACTGAAACGGTTGGGAATGGCCGATCGCATTCACCAAGTCATTCCGGCTGAAATCTCTCTGCACGCGGTGGGACAGGGCGCTCTGGGTCTTGAATGCCGAGAGGGAGATACGGAAATTTTCGAGGTGGTTAAAGCCTTAGAACATACCGTCACAGCCCAAAGATGTCACAGTGAACGGGCATTTTTACGGGAATTAGAAGGGGGTTGTCAGGTTCCCATTGGTGTTAATACTATGGTGGAAGGCGATCGCCTAACTTTAACCGGAATGGTGGCTAGTTTGGACGGAAAACGCCTAATTAAAGATACAGTGACCGGACAGGCTAGTGACGCGGAACAGTTGGGGATTCAATTAGCCCACAAACTTAAACAACAGGGTGCTGAGGAAATTTTGGCGGAAATTTTTGCCGAAGTTCAGCGCAGTTAAACTTCACGCATGGGCGAGTAATTATGACACAATCTGATGAGAATTTTCAAATTGCCCTCAAATTTACCTTGAAATGGGAGGGCGGCGTTGGACACCCGGAAGACCTGGGAGGTGTGGTTAATTATGGCATCACCCAGGCGACCTACGACACCTATTTAAAAAATAAGGGTCAGGGGTCGAAATCGGTTAGGCAAATTACTCAGCCAGAGGTTGAAGAGGTTTATTATACGATGTACTGGCTACCGTCAAAGGCTGATTTAATGGTGTTACCTTTGGCGGTGGTTCAGTTTGATACGGCGGTTAATTTTAGTGTTCCCGGCAGTATTGAGTTTTTACAAGAAACTCTGGGAGGACTGACTGTAGATGGTCGCTTTGGACCGAAAAGCCAAGGGGTTCTCGAACAAAATAATAACCTGGAAACTGCCCAAAGATACTGTCAGGGTCGCATTGACTATCGCTACCAACGGGTTAAGACTAACCCTAGCCAACAGATATTTTTGGAGGGTTGGCTAAGACGCGATCGCGATTTATTGGGCTATGTTACCCAATTGGGCGGCGGTCAGGCTCCGGTTATTGATCCGCCCAAACCACCCAACACACCGAAACCACCCAACACAGAAACCCCGAAAGATTCGGAAATTATGGATAAACTCCAACAGGCGATCGCCCTTTTGCAAGAGGTAGCACAAAGCCTTAAACAAAAGGATTGACCTGTCTTGTGGGGGGCTGAAACAACGGAGAGGGTGAAATATTACCCCGAGAACCTTGCGGCTCACTCGATTTCAAGTCGGGACGGTATCAATACCCATTACCCTTATCCGTAAATGATTGTGGCGGTTTCTTGTGTCTGTAGGCTAAAAATTTATAGCCAAATTATAGCCAAATTGTCCTAA includes:
- a CDS encoding ribulose bisphosphate carboxylase small subunit, which gives rise to MSYYISPRFLDKVSVHITKNFLDIPRIKVPLILGIHGRKGEGKTFQCELVFKTMGIEPVMISGGELESPDAGDPSRLLRLRYREAAEQVRVKGQMCAIFINDFDAGAGRFDSGTQYTVNTQLVNATLMNIADNPTNVQLPGSYDETPLHRIPIIITGNDFSTLYAPLIRDGRMDKFYWEPSREDRIAIVRGIFADDSLSDSQIIKLVDDFTGQAIDFFSAMRSRIYDEQIREFIYHQGLDKISRRLVNSVDKPPELPQPDFSLQHLIESGRAMVEEQQQIQKLRLVEEYNQFRTVNSQPINRNPQPINQPHLPYNPVMPPHAFDDLGPSNWQGDSSSSTTFIDGQTVSSKLSLDVLEQVQKIRSGGYQIGLEYADQRHFKTGSWKSCAIIDGGIPEAIASVENCLSQHPKDYVRLLGIDPKQRRRVVETIIQRP
- a CDS encoding RNA-guided endonuclease InsQ/TnpB family protein, with product MGLLSHLVLSIIRPKCSVLCYNFTKGTWYSKLTKTLSFKASEPVPVRCEYGTQLVYRRGLWFAIFPEPVIATHTSSPKIIALDPGVRTFLTGYDGDKVIEIGNGDMGRIVRLCQHEYNLISRSTKVSAKQRRSMRKAANRIREKIRNLIDEVHKKTAHYLTNNYGLIFLPRFESSQMVAKSRRKIRSKTVRSMLTWAHYRFKLILKHQAAKRGCVVLDVGESHTSKTCGACGHRHAQLGGAKIHKCPHCGSQTPRDANGARNIMLRALRDSSFTVSNDGIVIVTVRAWSINVKECSA
- a CDS encoding recombinase family protein, which translates into the protein MPKYTSPSETAQYFGVCLHTLRRWEKNGKIQALRTPSGQRRYDIASYTVSSNERTQRAIIAYARVSSRGQKADLARQVAKLLEVYPNAELVTDIASGLNFQRKGLRAIWERVRKGDVGFIALVKVVRTQF
- the hemC gene encoding hydroxymethylbilane synthase; the encoded protein is MTTSVSAQTRTIRIASRKSQLALVQTYWVQEELQKRFPDIKFEVHTMSTQGDKILDVALAKIGDKGLFTKELEVGMLNHDTDMAVHSLKDLPTNLPEGLMLGCVTEREDPADALVVHENHRDKQLDTLPPGAVVGTSSLRRLAQLRHNFPHLEFKDIRGNLNTRLQKLDEGQYDAIILAVAGLKRLGMADRIHQVIPAEISLHAVGQGALGLECREGDTEIFEVVKALEHTVTAQRCHSERAFLRELEGGCQVPIGVNTMVEGDRLTLTGMVASLDGKRLIKDTVTGQASDAEQLGIQLAHKLKQQGAEEILAEIFAEVQRS
- a CDS encoding glycoside hydrolase family 108 protein, giving the protein MTQSDENFQIALKFTLKWEGGVGHPEDLGGVVNYGITQATYDTYLKNKGQGSKSVRQITQPEVEEVYYTMYWLPSKADLMVLPLAVVQFDTAVNFSVPGSIEFLQETLGGLTVDGRFGPKSQGVLEQNNNLETAQRYCQGRIDYRYQRVKTNPSQQIFLEGWLRRDRDLLGYVTQLGGGQAPVIDPPKPPNTPKPPNTETPKDSEIMDKLQQAIALLQEVAQSLKQKD